CGAGAACTCTTTAGTTGACGTTCGACATCAACAAACTGTGTAAGAATAGCTCCTTGATAGCACAAATCAACTCGAATACATAAATATAGctgatttatttaaatatttgacAATGGGTGCTAGTGAAGGAGTTATCCACTACAAGTTCAGAATATTTCCTTGCACTTCTCAAATTAACTACCTTACCTCTACCGGGAATGATAAGCTTCCTTGCAACATACCGATCTGTGCAACTTCCTCTTCGATATAGTATTTTTTCCAGACTTGTAAAGTGAAATCCTCGAACACGGTCGACTCGCCACGGCCGACAATCACTAGATCTCGATTGAAACCATTTACAATAAGCTTACGATATTTGTAGTCTTCGAGAAAAGAGTCCAATTCTCTTGTGTCGTTGACATTTAATTTCCTCAGCCGTGTAAAGAAACGTTCCTTATCTGTGGGATCCGCCAATTGAAAGGCGCTGGAAATTTCGCTATCCGCCATGATTGTTCTCTGAAGAAAAACCACACCAGCAAACGGATGTAAATTGGTGGTGAAATCTTCGATTATTTCGgacatataaaaaaatatccaaCAAATGCAGAGCTACTGTAAGGATTCTTGTGTGTTGATTAGCTGTCTTTACGCTTCATGTCATAAAGACAAACACACAGCAAGAGTCCGCGTTTAGCAAATGTGTCAAATCGTAGTAATCATAAATTATCACCAGGGAACTGGGCAAGGGGACTGTTAATCCTCTCCTCTCCCCACCATAGAAGGATTTGCTTtgcatttgttcatttattatttgGCGACCATACCGCTGAACCGAAATAACCCTGGGCTCGATATTGACCCTAAGCTTGTAATTTCTATCAGCTccttttttccttgctttttggTATTTTGatgaaatacatttaaaatttcaaacaagcCAACAAtactgataataatgatgattacAATGTCAATGATCAAGAACAAATATGTCAATTATACAAGTAAGGAGCAGGACTGTCAAGACTGCCGTTCCGCAAATGGGGCGCCCACAATAAGGCAAGTCAGAGGTAAGCACTTATCACCAGTTGATGGTCATATATTGAGCCATAAATCTTTGGAACCCTTAATCGGAAGGCTTTGGATCTTGAGACAATTGTTATAAATACAATCTCGCCAGCGCTGATATTATAAAGAATTACCTCTGACCACTCAAAGGGCAGgaactgcaaaaatatttcgtgaGGTAAGGTATACTACAGTTGCTGATAAGCGCTCATGAAAGGATTAGTTTGATTATGAGGATCAACTAATGAAATTCAATCATGTACGTTTTTAAAGACGGCTTGACTTTTCCAGGCATTTCCTCAAATTAAAACTAACGCAGTGTGTAGAGTCAATACAAAGAAACTTCACAAGGATTCATGATTTATATGCTGAAGCGATATTTCGAAGCAAACTGGCATTTTCGTTCGAATTTTTGCAACGACTGCGCCACATATCTACGTGGTTTTTACATCCTTGGGAATGTTGACAAAATCCATGGACATCACTGTCTCTTAAGGTCTCTTAAGGGCAGTCAGATTTATGTTGCTCATGTATAAAAGTTGCCACATTTCTATGACGTCTCCTTAGACATGACTGTGCTAATTACTgttaaactttgcttttttttttcccttggaaGTGTAATAGGAAGCCATGACTTGACCCGTTTTGTGGGAGTTGCACCCAACCCTATGCAATGGCTTATAACTGTTAAACATGATCACAAATTAGATTGTTAACTTGcataagaacacaacacaatgacctggctgGGTGTTGAGAAGCTTGGACTATCACCTGGTCTCCTGTGCCTGTTTCAACCACATTGTTAGTACCAGTCTTTTAGCTGGTAGCAATATTCATGCAGGCTGGTGATGGTTTAGGTGGTTATTCAGTCTTTGCTTCATAGGTATGAAGCTGTAATCCTGAGTTGCGATACCATGCAACCCATTTCTTAGAAGATGTCAGTCAAAATGGAGGACTGGCCTAAAGAGAAGCAGGTCTTGCTAAGAAGTATTAAAGAAAAGGAGGAAAGGTTAAAAGACTTTGAGAAGGttagaggcaaaaaaaaaacagtaagtGACAGCAAAACACACAATAAGCTAATGTGCAAGAGGACATTTGGTAATTtgtgaagggaaaaaatataAGCATCAAtataaattaaaccaaaaccatAGAAATCACAGCAGCAAATTTGAGTGGAGGAAATTTCAATAGGAGCCAACATgagcataaagaaaaaaaagcaaactgtgTGAAGGGCAGAAAAACATGAGTAACCAAGTTgtgattgtttttagttttggttCCAATTTGATGTTTGTGGTGTGCAAGTTCCCTGGACCAATCAAAGACtgttgtaaagcaaaaacaaagaatgtatAATTTCCCTAAATTGCGTATTGGCTATTAACTGGTCATTAAGGTGAATGTAAAATCTTGTTATTTTTGCAGAGGTTCCTTCCCACCATGATAGAAGATGAACGACTAATTTTGAGGGTAAAAAAATGCATATACATTTAGCTGTTAGATCTTTTTATGTCATTTGTATTATTTGTAAAGATGGTGGGTTTCATTGAGATGGTTTGATTGATTTTCTCAGTCATGTCTTCTCCCTGTTgcagtttgctttaaaatagaTTAGCTGTTTTAACTCTTAAGTACAAACATTTACATGACCTtatatttgtaactttttaaaggaaaaggaacttgaaAAAGAAGTTGATGGTGTGAAATCCAAGGTAAAAAGATGTACCTAATTTTAATCAATTAGCTTGAGTTAGTATTGAGTGGTACTGGTACTGTAAGTTATGCTTGTATGAATGGTCATTTTTCTGTgtcccctttccccccccctcccccctccttgATACACTTGTGGTCTCCATGCTcaattaatttatcatttaattgttaaaattccatattaatttttttctctgttgcaAGAGATGGTTAATTGTATTTATTCTTCTGTTTGTATGGTGCCATTAGATTGCCACTTGCAAGCAAGAAATAGAAGTTTTGAAGTTGCGGAAACAACTGAAGGTTAGTTACTCTGACTATATACAGAGGgcattttgattgagtattACAAAATGGAAATAGATGATCAGAATAAGCTAATGAACACTTggagtaaaaacaagaaaaattctTGAGCTATCAGAAAATATTACTGTTAGAGGACTTTCTCTGTCAGTGACAACTGATCCCCCTCCCTCCCACCCCCCCCGAGAAGCATGTGATTCCAAAATCTTCCAACCCCTTTaccccccctccacccctccaCCCCCTCCACCCCCTTCACCCCTTCCCCCCATTAGGTGGTAATGAATAAGGATGAACTTCCCCAAGGCAAATTGAAGAAATGGAATTTGCTCCATTTATGAAACAAAGATAATGATATGTCTGATTTGTCAAGCAAAGGGTCTTTTTGAGGACGAGTAGTTTCAGAGTCAATCCAGAGTCTAGCATTCCTGAAGCTTTTTTtcacaacaacagaaaaaaagtttccaaacaaGGAGTTTGAACTTTTTATCACTTAATtcaatgaaaaagttttataACATTCCTTTAAATTTAAAGCACCTGAAAATTCCTGTGGCAAGCCTTAACCACTTCTGTCAGTAATTAAAAGTTTTCAGGACTTGGTATGAACTTCTTTCCCTTTGATGTGACTTGTCTATTCTGTCTTTCTTTTTACTTGGCAGGaacttgaagaagaaaatgaaagtctAAGCTCAATACCGTAATTAAGTGAATAAAATTAGCTACTCAGTTTAACTTTCAATTTTGTGGTAACgagtaaataaacaaaagccTTCAGTTGGCACaaaaatatgcacggatatttgtccgcaCACATTATCTGTCCCGAAATGTGAACAGTTTACCGAtagcgaagctcgaggaaaatGGTGAACTACGAGGAACagattgtttgttgtttgtttgttgttgtgaaGAGCATAATTTTGCGTCAAATGGAGCAACGcccaagaaaaatatttacgaACAGCTAATAATTATTGTTTCCTGCGTGGGATAGTTACTTTTCATTGTCCTCTGGTAcaactttataaaaaaaataaacatgttcattcCTCTGTAACAAGAAAAACCccctctcatcttgaattaaattttgaaccAATAGTTTTATCGTTGTGGATGTGAGGTTTGAAATTTGGAGAACATCACTCGGGGTATATTTGGTAAATAAACCCCTCCAGGCGGCTGGTATGTAGGCTAGTAATGTTTGCGGCTGAAAAATTGTCTATTGGACGAATAGGAGGCCGAGAAGCGAAGCTTCgagggaaaatgtgaaattctGGGGAGAATCTCTTGACCGTGGACATTATCAGCTTGCAGCCAACGTACCAGCAAGCCAAGAGGCTGTATGTATTTTCTAACCCTCTCATTAATTATCGTAACGCGCGTTGACAGCAAATGTTTTTGACTTTGTTGTCATTTTTGGAGTAGCATTTGAGGTCAGCTTTTAAACATCATTACCACTGGACTCTACCAAACGAGTTGTTAGCTGACAAAGACtatggctttgtttcttttagacGGAAATTAACGGAGGACAAATATCGACGTATAGGGGgattattgcgtgactattgTCCGATGATTTTGTACCACATGACATACAGAAGCCAATTGAGTCGCGAACATCAATAGGTGGGTTATTACCTGGGATATTTCCCACTTGTAGCTGGGATATTTTCGGTCACGAGTCACGTTTAGACCAATCGGAcgcgagcaaaaatatttgatggattatggGTTCTCCCATTGACATCGACGAGTGTATTCTTTTGTTAGAGAGGTTAAGCGTTGGACCTCAAAGTAAACGGAAAACATTGAATCCCTTGCTTCTTGTTTGCAGCTGTTTTAAGCCTgaagtgaaaatatttgcataacTGATCTTTACAGTATGCCTCCTGCGTGTGACATGAAGTTAGTAATGGCTCAGCTTACCACAGAGTCTCTGTGATTCAGGGGTAGAGCGTTGGAaccttaatttttaattcatcatGAGgtctccatttttttctttgttacacATTCGAGGCAGGaaggaaaacatctttctttgtttcaatatttttattattcgcGAATCAGAAATTACTTTGTTGCTATACATGACTTCAGTTCTGATGTAGGAAGAGAATCAAATCAGAGCTACTTTTCGCCTTATGCAATAGCCGTAAACTCTGATGCCTGATGACCATTCGAAAAGGAAGATGTTTCTTTAAGCGATTCAAGTTTGATCTTAACAATATTGGCTTCCTTTTTGAAAAAGTCTACCACGTGCgctatttaaaaagaaaccatgGAAAACTACACAACACTGCTGAGATTCTGaaaatattacatgtaaatATAACTAATAATTATAACTATAATTGAGGTCTGACGGAGAGAGTACACTGTTCAAGTTATCTCTTAAATGGTTAATCAACAGTCTTCATGAGTCTAGATGAGTCCATAACACTCCAGTTTTCCAAGCGTGTGATATCCTGATTCATTGCGACTCACAAATTCACCGGTATCTCCAAATCTCATTGAATCACGGGAAGCTTGGACTTGTCTGTTAGTAAACCGCTGTCCTCTCGCCAGTTCATATCGTTCTTATCGCAGTTGCAGCCGTAACTGCTGTCCGCGCACGTGTCAGTCAAACCGCATGCACATTTAAAGGGAACAGAGTTGACTCCACCCCAGTACTTCATCTTCTCGTCATCACGCGATACCCACCAGCCGAACATGTTACCATTGAGAAGGAGCACTGAATGATAGCACTCGTATTTAATAAACTGCTCACAGTGAGAAGATGAAGCTGTTAAGCTTGCTAGCTGAATTAGACTGGTTTCATCATAAGTAACATTACGCCAATAACTACCAGGGGCTTCAAACCCAGCCACCAGTGTTCTGTTTTCACTGTCGTGACTGATAACTGTCACTCCTATCCCGCCTTGTCAGTCATGTCACAGAAGACTTTAAATGGTTTCACCCCCCTCTCCATCAGGGTCGATGACATAAGAGCCACTTTTAGCCTCAGGATTGCAGTATTTGATGTCACTGCAAGTTCGAtttcctgaaaaacaaataacaaagcaacaaagaacacaaaaatttagaaataaaagattttatttatcTTAATATAAAGTGCCTGACATGTAcacgaaatttattttctctttacgGGAAATATACTTGGGGAATGTTTATCGGGGAAAAGAAGTACAATAGACCGATTTAAATTGATTCATAGCAAAAGTTGAAAAGATATAAACCATATACATACAAGAATAGTAGTTTATGACAGTATGTGACTCTTCCAGTTCTACCACATGCAACAGTAAAAGACTAAATTCAATACCTTCACATTGTAGCGTTTGCAGTGAGTTTCGCAAAATACAGGCTTACATTCACAATGATAGGAGTTCCTTTCATATTCAGGAACACAGACACCTCCGTTTTACAAGGAGTGCTTTCACATGGAGACTAGAAACAAAGTGAACATTCCTGAATCCTCCAGtttgtatttaaagaaataaagagtGTTAAGCACCAAATATATGAAGAGATCTTACCAACGGACTGCAGTGATGGAAGGTAGCATTTGCATGAACCTTTTCAGCCTCTCTGTACTTGTCTGTGGCCAATAACTCACACAGATAAAGACCTTTGGAGTCAGGATACACTGCTATGTTGAACGAATAGCACTTTGGTTCACCGACACAAAGGAAAGTGCAGTCCAACTTATCTTCCACCATGGACGATGTAAGTTTCTCTTCCCATAAGAAATAGAAAGGGTCGCACTTGAATTTACCAAACGAAGCACGGCCTGTTGGATATCGATAGAGAGCGCTGTTTTGTGTGGCAAACAACAATcctaacaaagaaggaaaaaacaacaagagtGGCAGAAGCAGCATGACAGTAGCCGATGAACTCTCACCACGGAATGAGCTGATGTATGACACCGAAGACTTATATGCAAATGAAAAACAGGTCCTTTATAATTGCCTGTCGGTAATTAAGAATTAGTAGCCACATCTATGAAGCAGGTGCCATGGGTGGGATACACTTCTACTATAGGGGAAGTAGAGGTGGGAcagtaagttttaaaaagtcATCTTAAATAAAACTCTCCTTGACAAACCTGCATgatattttttagcttttttttttttttttttaacaagaattgctttcaaactgtttttttttctattgaggGGACGATGTCAATTAATACCTTCTATACAACgggtttcaaaagtttaaatattcatttcaatatCTATTAACTCTGACCATGCTAATGATTTATTATATGGGTTTGAACCaatcttttcttattttaaggGATTTTGGTACTCTGCTCCCTACTCtacaacaaacttgaaaataagtttCTACTTACTCTTCACATGTCCCTGTTAGCAGGTTTGCTTTAAGAAGTTATGTTTTGGCTCGCACCAAGATaacaataaatgaaataaattgagaTCATAAATTGGCACCGACCacaagtttcttctttttaggCGGAGCAgctgtttatttaatatttttttattttatcatgcCAAGACACTTTTCTCTTAGGAAAGAGAAAACGATTCGTTTTTTACAAgaattttcaaactgtttttcaaacttcttttttaCTGCAGTTAGGAAAAAAGTTGCGATGTCTATTGATGCCTTCTCTATAAAGAAAGCAGGTTTAAACTACTATTAAatctaattaataaataatatttctgtaaataaCTTGGTACCAAAAGACAAGAAGCTAAAGTTGTTTTCCTCTTAAATTCATCTACGTCATGTCTGTCTGACATGTGAAGATCGGAAAACGCGCGAGCCTCgataatgtattttatttgcaaaaaaagtCAGTCGTTTCATCTCTGTTTATTAGCATTTTCAATTGAAACACTATActgtttttaatataaacatTGCAGAGTTACTCATAAAAATTTCCggtaaaagtttcaaaaaagaTATCCAAATAAGTAAACTTACATTTTGCGAAGGTTGTTTATCGAACATGTTACAGAATAGCCAAGAATAACATTTCACTTAAGAGAAATGGTCAGATGATGACTCGTTAGGATAACTTCAGGTGCACTTTGAAAAAAGCCTGCAAACAGCGTTGAATTACACCTGTTCTGCTCGactggaataaaaatatcattctCCGCCTTATGTAGGCCGAAAGGAGATGCAAAACAACGGTCTGTTAGTGCACTAAAACAGCAAAAGACACCTTGTCGGCAGGAAGTACATTAAGAGATTACGAACAATGGGGGTTTTACCAGCGATAGCTGTTTAGAAGGATACCAATCaggaaccaaaaaaattatttaacttcAGTCAATATACCAAAAGATCGTCGGAAGATCTTTGCAACCTCTGGTATTATTAATTGCGCCTAAACTTGTTTAAGCGTCAAAATGTGGAATGCCTCCGGGTTGGAGAAAACTAATTAATTCAATCCACTGTTATACAATAAAGGAGAAGGCGTCATGACTTTGGCGAAGACTTTGGCAATATTCAACACGTGTGACCATGTTCCCAAAGTTGATGCTATGATATTATATTTTTATGCGTTTCTTTTATCTCTCATTCCGAATACGCTTTATCTTTGAAATTAAGTTAATCGAGAGGAGAAACTgtataaactaaaaaaaaaatgcaatttttatttgacaCCTAAGTAAATATCGTCGCCAAAAAATGTATGATTAGTTCACGACAGAAATTTCTCGTAAATCAATAGGCTACTAGACTTTTTGCTCAACAGTTTATGAAAAAAGTGCTAATATGTGAAACAAAACGGTGGCAGCAAAAACGCCCTTTGTCGCTTCGTTATCAATATACTCAAACTTCACCGGAAATGATCATAAAGTAAAAATATCGAGGAAACTTTATTTACTGATGGCTTAAAGGAATCCCCCCTGAGATGTATTTTCTGATCATGATCATTTCATTGCTTTGCGTCGCCAGATTAAGTGCCTCATGAATAAAAAAACAGGACCGACTTCGTATCCTGCTCAAGGGTATTTCAGTGCATTTAAAGAGTGGGCCAttagttgaagaaaaaaacgaTTGACAACGTTTTTCAGGCTCCATGGGTAGGTGGAGAGAAGGCGACAGTGAGTATTATATAATTGTCCTGAAGGGACTGTCATGGTCACACAACTTTAAATCCTTAACATAATAcataacattttgttgtttagtGGTATTGAGAATTTGCGTGCATATATTGAAATGTAGAAGGCGCCGACGAGAGGTCATCAAGGTCTGTCCGATGAAATGTCTCAGCAAATAATTTAATCACTTGCAAAATCcaaacagagggaaaaaaaccgaaaaattgAATAATCAATTATACAAAGATGACTATCTACTGTAGGCTTCGAATTCAAGTGCTAATACTAAGACTTACAGTCATTTTCAGATTTAGCATATTTATTGGAACCCAAAAGGGGTGAAAGTTTGCAACTATAAAGTCTTTAGAATCtttaatttaagattttcttgCAGACTAACTTCCAGCTTGGTCGTCTCCCCTTTGCTTTGGTTAACAAATTGTgtcatcataaaaattacatcaaagATGTATTTTTCGACGAATTAGAAGCATGTATGAGTTTTGTAAAACGATGGCAGATTTTTCACCGCAGGCAACAGCTTCACGTCTCTTGGAATTCTCAAACGCGGTAAAAGGGAAATGtttattataaaaaacaaatggaGTTTTGACATACAAGTATCACTATAGTAAACTATTAAAAGTTGTGACCTGTATTTGAGTCTTAAATGAGTCCAAAACACTTCAGCGGTCCAACCGTTGGAACACTGAGTATACATCcggtaaaatttttttcaaatactttaaatcacacattatgaatttctccatttttctcACTACATTACAATCAAATTACCAATTCATTACATTTCTCTTGACTATCATGGACCTCCATTTTAATTCAGATCTAAGAGAGGGAGTACAATGTACAAGTAACATTATCAATGTTCAACATATAGTCTTGGTGACTTCTCATTAGATAAGTCCATAACACACCAGTTTTCCAAGCGTGTGATATCCTTTTTCGTCACCATCACCAGTATCTCCAAACCTCATTTGAATCACGGGAAGCTTGGACTTGTTTGTTAGTAAACCGCTGTCCTCTCGCCAATTCCCATCGTTCTTATCGCAGTTGCAGCCGTAACTGGTGTCCGCGCACGTGTTATTCAAACCGCATGCACATTTAAAGGGAACAGAGTTGACTCCACCCCAGTACTTCATCTTCTCGTCATCACGTGATACCCACCAGCCGAACATGCTACCATTGAAAGGAGCACTGAATGA
This region of Pocillopora verrucosa isolate sample1 chromosome 3, ASM3666991v2, whole genome shotgun sequence genomic DNA includes:
- the LOC136279965 gene encoding uncharacterized protein, translated to MSEIIEDFTTNLHPFAGVVFLQRTIMADSEISSAFQLADPTDKERFFTRLRKLNVNDTRELDSFLEDYKYRKLIVNGFNRDLVIVGRGESTVFEDFTLQVWKKYYIEEEVAQIGMLQGSLSFPVEGVFVGKSSGRVYVCQECDDYQEQCIVCIAYSLEHFLVRGPQKLLEYNKPQCLFENCYGCFDPLIKDRVLNSIGL
- the LOC136279926 gene encoding chromosome partition protein Smc-like — its product is MSVKMEDWPKEKQVLLRSIKEKEERLKDFEKRFLPTMIEDERLILREKELEKEVDGVKSKIATCKQEIEVLKLRKQLKELEEENESLSSIP